A region from the bacterium genome encodes:
- a CDS encoding BatA and WFA domain-containing protein yields MNITFLNPSFLWGLPVVSIPILIHLFSRRRPITSQFSSVKFIQLASTTVIRRFKLKQLILLILRSLILLLLTLLFARPVVRRMPLFAQAEGVSRSSVILIDNSYSMGYVEEGESRFALAKKVARRILKMTKRGDRAALFLISDEVKPLVSYLTDDKQILWERLEEGSLSFRPTNLFPGISQAYKILQESGSPNREIILIADLGINGWQGIDGKSIKEFDPEVKFIIIDLNRESLSNVAVAKVDCRRLTMGETSQISIKIRNYSKEKISRLFVSVFLEPQSKFQIDRETGEKVGQGFVDLKGGRKASKDFFYNFPREGTYLGKVEIQEDSLPSDDRFYFKAEALEKIKVLLIDGHPGISSFSSETFYLTLSLSPTTSEVSPIQSPLVVKVVTLDGFPQEKLDDFSVIFLANVGKVTSSLRERLTNFVREGGGVVFSLGDNVNAQEYNLNFDNLLPAELVEVKGKSKGEREFKAIDFQDFTHPILQVFAQGKEGDLTRTRFYQYFATQVKPSAKVVLGLADGLPLLIEGELPYPGAGKVLLFTSTLDRDWNNLPTKPVFLPLIQQMVRYLALSTLREEPWGTFLVGEEIRYKLGPGELPPSVEIIGPQGKKFSVIPVQKRDFSGIEFGPVEVPGIYQLSYITDGKWNNKYLPLNLNIESNESDLAKMGTREIRKLFLATPIKIIDDLTNLEKEILQLLYGKEISKNLIFLLVGFLFLEVFLANPRGKR; encoded by the coding sequence AGAAGACCAATAACTTCCCAATTTTCTTCTGTTAAGTTTATTCAATTAGCCTCCACCACAGTAATCAGACGGTTTAAATTGAAACAGCTAATCTTACTTATATTGAGGTCTCTTATTCTTCTCCTGTTAACTCTTCTTTTCGCCAGGCCTGTGGTGAGGAGAATGCCTCTGTTTGCCCAGGCAGAAGGGGTCTCACGGTCCAGTGTAATTCTCATCGACAACTCTTATTCTATGGGATATGTGGAAGAAGGAGAATCCCGCTTCGCTCTAGCCAAGAAAGTGGCCAGACGTATTCTGAAAATGACCAAAAGAGGTGACCGCGCAGCACTCTTTTTAATTTCCGATGAGGTGAAGCCTTTAGTCTCTTATCTCACTGACGACAAGCAGATTCTCTGGGAGAGATTGGAGGAAGGCTCCTTGAGTTTCCGTCCTACGAATCTCTTCCCGGGCATCTCTCAGGCATATAAAATTCTCCAGGAGTCCGGTTCACCAAATAGAGAGATTATCCTGATTGCAGATTTGGGAATTAACGGATGGCAGGGAATTGACGGAAAGAGTATAAAAGAATTCGACCCGGAAGTGAAGTTTATTATTATCGATTTAAATAGGGAATCGCTTTCCAATGTCGCTGTAGCAAAAGTCGATTGTCGCCGACTGACTATGGGAGAGACTTCCCAGATATCAATTAAAATAAGAAATTATTCTAAAGAAAAAATTTCCCGTCTATTTGTTTCAGTTTTCCTGGAGCCGCAAAGCAAGTTTCAAATTGACAGAGAAACTGGAGAGAAAGTAGGCCAGGGCTTTGTAGATTTAAAAGGGGGAAGAAAAGCCAGTAAAGATTTCTTCTACAATTTCCCTCGAGAAGGAACTTATCTGGGGAAAGTAGAGATTCAGGAAGACAGTCTCCCTTCTGACGATAGATTCTACTTTAAAGCAGAGGCCTTAGAGAAAATTAAGGTGCTCCTGATTGATGGCCATCCGGGAATTTCCTCTTTTTCCAGTGAGACATTCTATTTAACACTCAGCCTTTCACCGACCACCTCCGAAGTTTCCCCTATACAGTCACCGTTAGTGGTGAAGGTGGTCACGCTAGATGGATTTCCCCAAGAGAAATTAGATGATTTTTCTGTAATCTTCCTGGCTAATGTGGGAAAAGTTACCAGTTCCTTAAGGGAGAGACTCACAAATTTTGTCCGGGAAGGAGGGGGAGTCGTCTTTTCCCTGGGTGATAACGTGAATGCCCAAGAATATAATCTTAATTTTGACAACCTCCTGCCAGCTGAGTTGGTGGAAGTTAAAGGAAAATCTAAAGGAGAAAGAGAATTCAAAGCGATTGATTTTCAAGACTTTACTCACCCAATCTTACAGGTTTTTGCCCAAGGGAAAGAGGGAGATTTAACCCGAACAAGATTCTACCAATACTTCGCCACTCAGGTTAAACCTTCAGCAAAGGTGGTTCTCGGTCTTGCAGATGGACTACCTTTACTTATCGAGGGAGAACTGCCGTATCCCGGGGCAGGGAAGGTGTTACTGTTCACCTCTACTTTAGATCGAGACTGGAATAACTTGCCCACCAAGCCAGTCTTTTTACCTTTAATCCAACAGATGGTTCGCTACCTAGCTCTCTCTACTTTAAGGGAAGAACCTTGGGGAACTTTTCTTGTTGGCGAGGAAATAAGATATAAACTGGGCCCAGGAGAATTACCTCCATCTGTAGAAATAATCGGTCCTCAGGGAAAAAAGTTTTCAGTGATTCCCGTCCAGAAGAGAGATTTCTCTGGTATAGAATTTGGCCCTGTGGAGGTGCCTGGTATCTATCAGCTCTCATACATAACGGATGGAAAATGGAATAATAAATATCTACCGCTTAACCTCAATATAGAAAGCAATGAGTCTGACCTGGCCAAAATGGGAACCAGGGAAATAAGAAAACTTTTTCTCGCCACACCTATTAAAATAATCGATGACTTGACTAATTTAGAAAAGGAGATTCTACAACTCCTCTATGGAAAGGAAATATCCAAAAATTTAATCTTTCTTTTAGTGGGGTTCCTATTTTTAGAGGTTTTTCTGGCAAATCCGCGGGGAAAGAGGTAA
- a CDS encoding DUF4159 domain-containing protein encodes MGHGKFGSLLVIGIVICNLIASPLPAEQRDRFVFSQLRYKGGDWDPYPTAYKEILHYLTTTTSVRAQTARRELSLSDPELFFSPFLYMSGKEEFAPFTAQEIENLRRYLSCGGLLLIDDASGGRDLGFNRAVLREMEKFFPEGKLKRIPPDHAVFRSFYLSPRVVGRRVGNPYLEGIDIDGQTVVIYSQNDLGGAWVRDRLGNWLYECVPGGELQRLEAMKLFLNVIIYSLTGTYKKDTIHQPYIQQKLKTRRTAP; translated from the coding sequence ATGGGACATGGGAAGTTTGGCTCGCTACTCGTCATAGGTATAGTTATTTGTAATTTGATTGCCAGTCCTCTTCCAGCCGAACAGAGGGACAGGTTTGTGTTCAGCCAATTGCGTTATAAAGGAGGAGACTGGGATCCCTATCCTACAGCATATAAGGAAATTCTCCATTACCTGACGACAACTACCAGTGTGAGGGCTCAAACAGCAAGAAGAGAGTTATCATTGAGTGATCCGGAACTTTTTTTCTCTCCTTTTCTGTATATGAGCGGCAAGGAGGAATTTGCTCCCTTCACTGCACAAGAAATAGAGAATCTTAGGCGTTATTTGTCCTGTGGAGGCCTACTGTTAATTGACGATGCTTCGGGAGGGAGAGATCTCGGATTCAACAGGGCAGTGCTGAGGGAAATGGAGAAGTTCTTCCCTGAAGGGAAGCTAAAAAGGATTCCCCCAGACCATGCTGTTTTTCGTTCATTCTATCTATCGCCCAGGGTTGTTGGCCGAAGGGTAGGAAATCCTTATCTGGAAGGCATCGATATTGATGGTCAAACAGTGGTAATCTACTCCCAGAATGACCTGGGAGGAGCCTGGGTTAGAGATAGATTAGGGAACTGGCTTTACGAATGTGTTCCCGGGGGAGAATTGCAAAGATTGGAAGCAATGAAACTCTTTTTAAACGTCATTATCTATTCTTTAACTGGCACATATAAGAAGGATACTATTCATCAACCCTATATTCAACAGAAACTCAAAACTCGGAGGACAGCACCGTAA
- a CDS encoding glutamine amidotransferase gives MGTLHFSLDPNRLWLVIATILVLVVLLYWNFKWIGKRKGLFFMLRLSIYLLLIFLLFEPVRTIEEEPDEEASVAFLIDTSSSMGVKDPISRFSLVKEFLKGPLLEGLKEKYNLLFFTFASTFRRATAEEILQSIPQGKSTDIGQALDGLEEELRGQRLAGIFLVTDGAHNAGRDPRLATERIPASIFSVGVGNPREFKDLQISEVQVSDFVFKNTPTDIGVNIRSYGFENKEISVILKKETEILQTKKVRMPEDGKEVSLSLRFTPRSIGSFHYTISVPSYRGEISFVNNRKDFTLQVLRDKIRILYICGQPSWEYKFLRTALKNDPSIELVSFIILRNPENISIVPENQLSLIPFPTTEIFTKQIFNFDLLIFENFTYTRFGIPREYLENIRKFVVEAGGGFLMIGGDNSFARGRYKGTPVEEILPVEMEEVKGNIIIDGKFKMLTREATHPILRLSDNPGENSQIWARMPELDGCNRLLKAKPDAIVLGVHPLIKNKYGNLVILAVWEKGKGRVMSVASNSTWRWSFQARGRGGTGAYYERFWHQAVHWLVKSPQLKLVHLNTDKKTYAKGEEILLSVRVFNKYYRPSEHARVYVELVDPSGKRIDLGSISPTDRLGEYGTNYLAEREGKYTFTATAWEGSKVLGRDTAFCKVAIPSLEWENAQLNEPLLRELSDLTKGKYFHISSIESEEIILPEVRETTPVVKRVVAVWNNPFIFLLLCILLGIEWYIRRRSGMM, from the coding sequence GTGGGAACTCTCCATTTTTCTTTAGACCCTAATAGACTGTGGCTGGTAATAGCCACTATTCTCGTCTTAGTAGTTCTCTTATACTGGAATTTCAAATGGATAGGGAAAAGGAAAGGTCTATTTTTTATGTTGAGGCTATCAATCTATCTCCTTCTCATATTTCTTCTCTTTGAGCCAGTAAGAACTATAGAAGAAGAGCCGGATGAGGAAGCAAGCGTCGCTTTTTTGATAGATACCTCAAGCAGCATGGGAGTGAAGGATCCTATTTCCCGGTTCTCTCTGGTCAAAGAATTTCTGAAAGGTCCTTTGCTTGAAGGATTAAAAGAGAAATACAATCTCCTCTTTTTTACTTTCGCTTCCACCTTCAGGCGAGCTACAGCAGAGGAAATCCTGCAGTCGATTCCTCAAGGAAAATCGACTGATATTGGACAGGCTTTGGATGGCTTAGAAGAAGAACTTCGTGGCCAGAGACTGGCGGGAATTTTCCTCGTTACAGACGGGGCTCATAATGCAGGAAGAGATCCCCGTCTGGCAACTGAAAGGATTCCTGCCTCTATCTTTTCCGTGGGCGTGGGGAATCCCCGGGAATTCAAGGATTTGCAAATTTCCGAAGTTCAAGTTAGCGATTTTGTCTTCAAGAATACTCCCACAGATATAGGGGTAAACATAAGAAGTTATGGATTTGAAAATAAGGAGATATCGGTTATTTTAAAGAAAGAGACGGAAATACTCCAGACAAAGAAAGTTCGCATGCCCGAAGATGGGAAAGAGGTCTCTTTGAGTTTGCGCTTCACTCCCCGCTCGATAGGTTCTTTCCACTATACGATTTCCGTTCCCTCTTATAGAGGTGAAATCTCCTTTGTCAATAACAGAAAAGATTTCACTCTCCAGGTACTTCGGGATAAAATTAGAATTCTCTACATCTGTGGGCAACCAAGCTGGGAATATAAATTTTTAAGGACTGCTTTGAAGAACGACCCGAGCATAGAACTTGTCTCTTTTATAATCCTGCGTAATCCCGAAAATATCTCTATAGTGCCGGAAAATCAGCTTTCCTTGATTCCCTTTCCTACAACAGAAATATTTACTAAACAGATATTCAACTTCGATTTACTTATATTTGAAAATTTTACCTATACCCGCTTTGGGATTCCCAGAGAGTACCTGGAGAACATTCGGAAATTTGTTGTGGAAGCAGGGGGAGGCTTTCTGATGATAGGTGGAGACAACTCCTTTGCCCGGGGAAGATATAAAGGGACGCCGGTTGAAGAGATATTGCCGGTGGAAATGGAGGAGGTAAAAGGAAACATTATTATAGACGGTAAGTTCAAAATGTTAACCAGAGAAGCCACGCATCCAATTCTGAGATTATCCGATAACCCGGGAGAGAATAGCCAGATATGGGCAAGGATGCCGGAGTTGGATGGTTGCAATCGTCTATTAAAAGCAAAGCCTGATGCCATTGTTTTAGGAGTCCATCCTTTAATTAAGAATAAGTACGGAAATCTGGTAATACTTGCTGTTTGGGAAAAAGGTAAAGGGAGGGTAATGAGTGTGGCTTCCAATAGTACCTGGAGATGGAGCTTTCAGGCTCGGGGGAGAGGCGGCACAGGTGCCTATTATGAACGGTTTTGGCATCAGGCTGTTCACTGGTTAGTGAAATCTCCCCAACTAAAACTCGTCCATCTAAATACAGACAAGAAAACCTATGCAAAAGGGGAAGAGATCCTTTTATCTGTCAGGGTGTTTAACAAATACTATAGGCCCAGTGAACATGCCCGGGTGTATGTAGAATTGGTAGACCCCTCAGGAAAGAGGATTGATTTAGGAAGCATCTCACCAACAGATAGACTTGGTGAATATGGAACTAATTATTTAGCCGAGAGAGAAGGAAAGTATACATTTACTGCCACAGCCTGGGAAGGCTCGAAGGTTCTCGGCAGGGATACTGCTTTCTGTAAAGTGGCCATTCCTTCTCTGGAGTGGGAAAATGCGCAACTGAACGAACCACTTTTGAGAGAACTCTCAGATTTAACTAAGGGAAAATATTTCCATATTAGTAGTATTGAATCGGAAGAAATCATTTTACCTGAAGTAAGGGAGACTACTCCTGTAGTGAAGAGAGTAGTAGCTGTGTGGAACAATCCTTTTATCTTTCTTCTTCTGTGTATATTGTTAGGTATAGAATGGTATATTCGTAGGAGAAGCGGGATGATGTAA